From Amycolatopsis sp. cg9, one genomic window encodes:
- a CDS encoding thymidine phosphorylase, whose translation MTAFAAVDVIRAKRDGGRLSDEQIDWVVDAYTRGLVAEEQMSALAMAIFLRGMDSGEISRWTGAMIASGERLSLSVSRPTVDKHSTGGVGDKITLPLAPLVAACGAAVPQLSGRGLGHTGGTLDKLESIPGWRASLTTAEIARQLEDVGAVVCAATSGLAPADKKLYALRDVTSTVESIPLIASSIMSKKIAEGASGLVLDVKFGSGAFMKTLSQARELASTLTSIGVDHGVPTTALLTDMNVPLGRAVGNAVEVAESVDVLQGGGPSDVVELTLALAREMLALAGISTDPAAVLASGEAYEVWCRMIAAQGGDPSAPLPTPSHVHTVVAPASGVLASLDAYAVGVAAWRLGAGRARKEDPVQAAAGVLCLAKPGASVTEGEPLLELHTDTPDAVPAALAALEGGFTIASSAPAPTPIVHETIRGQL comes from the coding sequence GTGACCGCCTTCGCCGCGGTCGACGTCATCCGCGCCAAGCGGGACGGCGGCCGGCTCTCGGACGAGCAGATCGACTGGGTCGTCGACGCGTACACGCGCGGTCTGGTGGCCGAAGAACAGATGTCGGCGCTGGCCATGGCGATCTTCTTGCGGGGCATGGACTCCGGCGAGATCTCGCGCTGGACCGGGGCGATGATCGCGTCGGGGGAGCGGCTGTCGCTTTCCGTTTCCCGGCCGACGGTCGACAAGCACTCGACCGGCGGGGTCGGCGACAAGATCACGCTGCCGCTGGCGCCGCTCGTGGCCGCGTGCGGGGCGGCGGTGCCGCAGCTGTCCGGGCGCGGGCTCGGGCACACCGGCGGCACGCTCGACAAGCTGGAGTCGATCCCTGGCTGGCGGGCTTCGCTGACCACCGCGGAGATCGCCCGGCAGCTCGAGGACGTCGGCGCGGTGGTCTGCGCGGCGACGTCGGGGCTGGCTCCGGCGGACAAGAAGCTGTACGCACTGCGGGACGTCACGTCGACCGTGGAGTCGATCCCGCTGATCGCCAGCTCGATCATGAGCAAGAAGATCGCCGAGGGCGCGTCCGGGCTGGTCCTGGACGTGAAGTTCGGGTCGGGCGCGTTCATGAAGACGCTTTCCCAGGCCCGGGAGCTGGCGTCGACGCTGACCTCGATCGGTGTCGACCACGGCGTCCCGACGACGGCGCTGCTGACCGACATGAACGTGCCGCTCGGGCGGGCGGTCGGCAACGCGGTGGAGGTCGCGGAGTCGGTCGACGTGTTGCAGGGCGGTGGCCCGTCGGACGTCGTCGAGCTGACGCTCGCCTTGGCCCGGGAGATGCTGGCGCTGGCCGGGATCTCCACGGACCCGGCCGCGGTGCTGGCTTCGGGGGAGGCGTACGAGGTCTGGTGCCGGATGATCGCCGCCCAGGGCGGCGACCCGTCGGCGCCGTTGCCGACGCCTTCGCACGTCCACACGGTGGTCGCGCCGGCCTCGGGCGTGCTGGCTTCGCTGGACGCGTACGCGGTGGGTGTCGCGGCGTGGCGGCTGGGCGCGGGCCGGGCCCGCAAGGAGGACCCGGTCCAGGCCGCGGCGGGCGTGCTGTGCCTGGCCAAGCCCGGTGCGTCCGTCACCGAGGGTGAGCCGCTGCTGGAGCTGCACACGGACACCCCGGACGCGGTCCCGGCCGCCTTGGCGGCGCTGGAGGGCGGCTTCACGATCGCTTCGTCAGCACCGGCTCCGACCCCGATCGTGCACGAGACGATCCGCGGCCAGCTGTGA